In a single window of the Candidatus Celerinatantimonas neptuna genome:
- the curA_1 gene encoding NADPH-dependent curcumin reductase, producing the protein MSQSKVANRQFLLHSRPHGAPEQGNFQLTTGPVPEPQAGEVLLRTVYLSLDPYMRGRMSDAKSYAAPVAIGEVMVGGTISQVEVSQHPDFQVGDWVLGYCGWQDYVVSDGNGLINLGSSPQNPSYSLGVLGMPGFTAYMGLLDIGQPKPGETLVVAAASGPVGATVGQIAKLKGCRVVGIAGGSNKCRHVVDVLGFDACIDHRVADFEQQLEDACPDGIDIYFENVGGRVFDAVLPLLNTSARIPVCGLVSQYSATELPNGPDRLSLLAGTLLKKRIRMQGFIIFDDYSDHFSEFLQQMGQWVASGQIKYKEHLIEGFEKAPQALADLLVGRNFGKVVVHCE; encoded by the coding sequence ATGTCTCAAAGCAAGGTGGCTAATCGCCAATTTTTATTACACTCCCGACCTCATGGCGCTCCGGAGCAGGGCAATTTTCAATTGACAACCGGGCCTGTTCCAGAGCCGCAAGCTGGTGAAGTGTTACTGCGCACGGTTTATTTGTCACTTGATCCTTATATGCGAGGTCGGATGAGTGATGCGAAGTCCTATGCGGCGCCTGTGGCTATTGGTGAGGTGATGGTTGGAGGAACAATCAGCCAGGTTGAAGTATCCCAACATCCTGATTTCCAGGTGGGTGACTGGGTGCTGGGCTATTGTGGCTGGCAGGATTATGTCGTATCTGATGGCAACGGTCTGATTAATCTTGGGTCATCACCACAAAATCCATCGTACTCATTGGGTGTTTTGGGAATGCCTGGTTTTACAGCGTATATGGGGCTTCTCGATATTGGCCAACCTAAACCGGGGGAAACATTAGTCGTTGCTGCTGCCAGTGGTCCGGTTGGTGCAACAGTGGGACAGATTGCAAAACTTAAAGGCTGTCGGGTTGTTGGCATTGCAGGTGGGAGTAACAAATGTCGTCATGTGGTTGATGTGCTCGGCTTTGATGCCTGTATCGATCATCGCGTTGCGGATTTTGAGCAGCAGCTTGAGGATGCGTGTCCTGATGGTATCGATATTTATTTTGAAAATGTGGGTGGCCGGGTTTTTGATGCTGTTTTGCCGTTGCTGAATACTTCAGCCCGTATCCCTGTGTGTGGTTTGGTGTCTCAATATTCGGCTACAGAACTGCCCAATGGGCCGGATCGGTTGTCGTTACTGGCCGGTACATTGCTAAAAAAACGGATCCGTATGCAAGGATTTATTATTTTTGATGATTATAGCGATCATTTTAGTGAGTTTTTGCAGCAAATGGGTCAATGGGTTGCATCCGGACAAATTAAATATAAAGAGCACCTGATCGAAGGATTTGAAAAAGCGCCTCAGGCATTAGCTGATCTATTGGTTGGCCGTAATTTTGGTAAAGTGGTCGTTCACTGCGAGTAA
- the ugpA gene encoding sn-glycerol-3-phosphate transport system permease protein UgpA — protein sequence MTNNKVYFRGWRLPFLLLAPQLLITFIFFLWPAAQAMLQSTQMQDAFGISTIFVGWKNFTALFTDPLYYQSILTTLEFSFAVAFVAIVCALYLACQAERIIRGKYWYQTLLIWPYAIAPVVSGVMWLFLLKPHVGVLGHLLNSIGIDWDPHTHGDDAMWMVVIAAAWKMVSYNFLFFLAGMQAIPRSLIEAAAIDGAGPTKRFWNIVFPLLSPTSFFLLVMNLVYAFFDTFGIIDAMTQGGPGNSTEILVYKVFSDGYVGLNLGSSAAQSVVLMILVAGLTVLQFKYIEKKVAY from the coding sequence ATGACAAATAATAAGGTTTACTTTCGTGGCTGGCGATTACCTTTTTTGCTGTTGGCGCCTCAGCTACTGATTACATTTATTTTCTTTCTCTGGCCCGCTGCCCAGGCGATGTTGCAGTCGACTCAGATGCAAGATGCCTTTGGTATTTCGACTATTTTCGTTGGCTGGAAAAACTTCACTGCATTATTTACTGACCCTTTGTATTACCAGTCTATTCTTACGACTTTGGAGTTTAGCTTTGCTGTCGCCTTTGTTGCCATTGTTTGCGCTTTGTATCTGGCATGTCAGGCTGAGCGCATTATCCGGGGTAAGTATTGGTATCAGACATTATTGATCTGGCCTTATGCCATTGCGCCGGTTGTATCGGGTGTGATGTGGTTGTTTTTATTGAAACCTCATGTTGGGGTACTCGGTCATTTATTAAATAGTATCGGGATCGACTGGGACCCTCATACACATGGCGATGATGCGATGTGGATGGTTGTGATTGCAGCAGCCTGGAAAATGGTCAGTTATAATTTTCTGTTTTTTCTTGCCGGGATGCAGGCTATTCCACGTTCCCTTATTGAAGCGGCTGCAATTGATGGGGCCGGACCGACTAAGCGCTTCTGGAATATTGTGTTTCCTCTGTTATCGCCAACCAGCTTTTTCTTGTTAGTGATGAATTTAGTGTATGCCTTTTTTGATACGTTCGGGATCATTGATGCGATGACGCAAGGCGGCCCTGGGAACTCAACGGAAATTTTAGTTTATAAAGTGTTTTCAGATGGTTACGTTGGTTTAAATTTAGGATCATCTGCAGCTCAGTCGGTTGTTTTGATGATTCTCGTTGCCGGATTGACCGTGCTGCAATTTAAATATATTGAGAAAAAGGTGGCCTATTGA
- the ugpQ gene encoding Glycerophosphodiester phosphodiesterase, cytoplasmic: MKYAGHRGLASLAPENTLSGVRMAAENGINWIEMDVQLSRDHYPVIIHDESVARCSNGLANVRNLTWNELQQLDFGRWFNTKFTDEKIPSLKQLLSECQSCNLSLNLELKLYPLDDTALLVEKVATQIDACQFPLERIIISSFTHQALLDCRIRLPQIRLGHLWNKIPENWQQQLNEFDAFSVHCNYLYLNKEMAHAIKDAGYELYTYTPNDPAQISQHEQWGVDMMISDCAQKLRAQSIK; encoded by the coding sequence ATGAAATATGCAGGGCACCGGGGGCTTGCCAGCCTTGCTCCGGAGAACACATTGTCCGGCGTGAGAATGGCCGCTGAAAACGGAATAAACTGGATAGAAATGGATGTACAACTCAGTCGTGATCACTATCCGGTCATCATTCATGATGAATCAGTGGCCCGTTGTAGCAATGGTTTAGCCAATGTCAGGAACCTGACCTGGAATGAACTTCAGCAATTGGACTTTGGCCGTTGGTTTAATACCAAATTTACAGACGAAAAAATACCTAGCCTTAAACAACTTTTATCAGAATGCCAGAGTTGTAATTTATCACTCAATCTGGAACTCAAGCTCTATCCTCTGGATGATACAGCTCTACTCGTTGAAAAAGTTGCAACGCAAATCGATGCGTGTCAGTTTCCACTGGAGCGAATCATTATTTCCAGCTTCACTCATCAGGCTCTGCTTGACTGTCGAATCCGTCTCCCACAAATTCGGTTAGGCCATCTGTGGAATAAAATTCCCGAAAACTGGCAACAACAACTGAATGAATTTGATGCATTCAGTGTTCACTGTAACTATCTCTATCTGAATAAAGAAATGGCACATGCAATAAAAGATGCAGGATACGAGCTTTACACCTACACCCCAAATGATCCTGCGCAGATCAGCCAACATGAACAATGGGGTGTCGATATGATGATCAGTGATTGTGCTCAAAAACTCAGAGCACAATCGATTAAATAG
- the lacG gene encoding Lactose transport system permease protein LacG, which produces MVERKSVSTLMSHLVLIIGVVIVVFPVWIAFVVATHDNHTFLSGVTPLWFGHEGLSVFKSLFSGTDSSGLNVGHLLLNSMIMALGITFGKITISMLSAYAVVFFRFPGRMIAFWVIFMTLMLPVEVRIMPTFQVIANLHMLNSYGGLIVPLIASATATFLFRQFFLTVPGELIEAARIDGAGPMKFFWDILLPLSRTNIAALFVITFIYGWNQYLWPLMITTDSHYMTIVVAIKHLLAVPEGEVMWNQVMATTILAMFPPVIVVIAMQRFFVKGLVESEK; this is translated from the coding sequence ATGGTTGAACGTAAATCTGTGTCCACGCTGATGAGTCACCTTGTATTAATTATTGGTGTTGTGATCGTTGTTTTTCCGGTTTGGATTGCTTTTGTTGTGGCAACACATGATAACCATACCTTCCTTTCGGGTGTTACACCGTTGTGGTTCGGCCATGAAGGGTTATCCGTGTTTAAATCCCTGTTTAGTGGGACCGATAGTAGTGGTCTGAATGTTGGGCATCTATTGTTGAATTCGATGATAATGGCATTGGGAATTACCTTCGGCAAAATCACTATTTCAATGTTATCTGCCTATGCGGTGGTTTTCTTTCGTTTCCCCGGACGCATGATCGCATTTTGGGTTATTTTTATGACGCTGATGTTGCCTGTTGAAGTACGGATTATGCCTACGTTTCAGGTGATTGCTAATTTGCACATGCTCAATTCGTACGGTGGATTGATTGTGCCATTGATCGCCAGTGCTACGGCTACTTTTTTGTTTCGGCAATTCTTTTTAACGGTTCCCGGGGAGTTAATTGAGGCGGCCCGTATTGACGGAGCTGGACCAATGAAGTTTTTCTGGGACATTTTATTGCCGCTGTCCCGGACCAATATTGCGGCATTATTTGTGATTACGTTTATCTATGGCTGGAACCAATATCTGTGGCCATTAATGATTACAACCGACAGTCACTACATGACGATCGTCGTTGCGATAAAACATTTATTAGCTGTTCCTGAGGGGGAAGTGATGTGGAATCAGGTTATGGCGACAACGATTCTGGCGATGTTCCCCCCTGTCATTGTTGTGATTGCGATGCAGCGATTTTTTGTAAAAGGCCTGGTGGAATCGGAGAAATAA
- the ugpB_2 gene encoding sn-glycerol-3-phosphate-binding periplasmic protein UgpB, with protein MKLTKWTLCGMAALLAVQAQAATEIQWWHAMGGSLGKKVDEIAANFNASQNKYIIKPVYKGNYSDTMTSAIAAFRAHKQPAIVQVYEVGTATMMAAKQAIYPVYQLMKNTHEPFNPNAYLSSVTGYYTDSQNHMLSMPFNSSTPVLFYNKALFKKAGIAHPPTTWEQMPKVAAKLREVGVKCGFTTGWQSWVQLENFAARHNLPFASEDDGFAGTNVKLLFNKAPFVKHISALAKWTKNGTFTYGGRRSDSAQLFYSGQCAMYTGSSASYAGVRDNIKGGQFGVAPLPYWKSIIKKPQNTIIGGASLWVLRGKSKATYRGVAAFFHYLSSAKVQADWHQFTGYLPITKAAYRLTKEQGFYKRNPGTDVAVKQMMSVTPTVNSKGLRLGNFPQIRDIINEELENVWSGKKSAKQALDSAVARGDKLLAQFHHMHG; from the coding sequence ATGAAACTGACCAAGTGGACCTTATGTGGTATGGCTGCGCTCTTAGCGGTGCAGGCACAAGCTGCAACTGAAATTCAGTGGTGGCATGCCATGGGAGGAAGTCTGGGCAAAAAAGTAGATGAGATTGCGGCAAATTTTAATGCCAGTCAAAATAAGTACATCATCAAGCCAGTCTATAAAGGTAATTATTCAGATACAATGACCAGTGCGATCGCGGCATTCCGGGCACATAAACAACCTGCAATTGTTCAGGTTTATGAAGTCGGTACGGCAACGATGATGGCAGCGAAACAGGCGATTTATCCTGTTTACCAGTTGATGAAAAATACCCATGAACCTTTTAATCCCAATGCTTATTTATCATCGGTAACTGGTTATTATACAGACAGCCAGAACCATATGTTGTCCATGCCGTTTAACAGCTCGACGCCGGTACTATTTTATAACAAGGCTCTTTTTAAAAAAGCTGGTATTGCCCATCCACCAACAACATGGGAACAGATGCCTAAAGTGGCGGCGAAACTTCGTGAAGTCGGTGTGAAATGTGGTTTTACGACTGGATGGCAGTCATGGGTTCAGTTAGAAAATTTTGCAGCTCGCCATAATTTACCTTTTGCCAGTGAAGATGATGGTTTTGCCGGAACTAATGTCAAATTACTGTTTAATAAAGCGCCGTTTGTAAAACATATTTCAGCTTTGGCTAAGTGGACTAAAAACGGAACTTTCACATATGGTGGCCGTCGTTCTGATTCAGCCCAGCTGTTCTATAGCGGTCAGTGTGCCATGTACACCGGATCCTCAGCAAGTTATGCCGGCGTGCGTGATAATATTAAAGGTGGACAGTTTGGTGTAGCACCGCTTCCATATTGGAAATCAATCATTAAAAAACCACAAAATACCATTATTGGTGGTGCATCACTTTGGGTCTTACGCGGTAAATCTAAAGCAACTTATCGTGGCGTTGCGGCATTCTTCCATTATTTATCCAGTGCTAAAGTTCAGGCTGACTGGCATCAGTTCACCGGATATTTGCCGATTACCAAAGCGGCTTATCGTCTGACTAAAGAACAAGGATTCTACAAACGTAATCCAGGAACAGATGTGGCTGTCAAGCAGATGATGTCTGTCACTCCAACTGTTAATTCAAAAGGGCTGCGTTTGGGTAACTTCCCGCAGATCCGCGATATTATCAATGAAGAGTTAGAGAATGTCTGGTCAGGTAAAAAGTCAGCTAAACAGGCGTTAGATAGTGCTGTTGCCCGCGGCGACAAACTTCTGGCTCAGTTCCATCATATGCATGGTTAA